The following coding sequences lie in one Aerosakkonema funiforme FACHB-1375 genomic window:
- a CDS encoding RRXRR domain-containing protein yields the protein MRVPVLSASGQPLMPTKPSRARRWLKAAKAKVVYNDLGIFQVQLIEYPKGERTQPIAVGIDPGKLYTGIGVQSAKFTLWLPHLQLPFKTVRERMEQRRMMRRGRRGRRINRKISFDKRAHRQQRFDNRRQRKVPPSIRANRELELRVIGELSSIYPLTDVVYEIVKAVGDKGFSPVMVGQKWQLKNLEKYGEVKQYEGWQTANTRCFLGLEKQKHSKGDAIPATHAVDGTALACQAFIRYGIVDRQTMGWIGEVRITPAPFTVIRRPPICRRQLHLMVSSKGCIRRKYGGSVTRHGFRKGDLVMATQGSKTHQGWVSGDTEKQVSVSDRNWKRLGQFSKNKVRLVQRSTGLIVLPNRRLSNLMASNHQI from the coding sequence ATGCGAGTACCTGTATTATCTGCATCTGGGCAACCGCTAATGCCAACCAAGCCAAGTCGGGCAAGGCGATGGCTAAAAGCTGCTAAAGCCAAGGTTGTCTATAACGACCTCGGGATCTTCCAAGTCCAGTTAATTGAATACCCGAAAGGTGAAAGAACGCAGCCAATTGCTGTTGGTATCGATCCAGGTAAACTCTACACGGGAATCGGCGTTCAGTCAGCTAAGTTTACTCTCTGGCTGCCACATCTTCAGTTGCCGTTCAAAACAGTTCGAGAGCGGATGGAACAACGGCGAATGATGAGGAGAGGGCGTAGAGGTCGTCGAATCAACCGCAAGATTTCGTTCGACAAACGCGCTCACCGCCAGCAGCGATTTGACAATCGACGCCAACGCAAAGTACCTCCCAGCATCAGAGCTAATCGCGAATTGGAATTGCGAGTAATTGGCGAGTTGTCGTCAATTTACCCGCTTACCGATGTCGTTTACGAAATCGTAAAAGCAGTAGGCGACAAAGGATTTAGTCCTGTTATGGTCGGCCAGAAATGGCAACTTAAAAACTTAGAAAAGTATGGAGAAGTCAAGCAATACGAAGGCTGGCAGACGGCGAATACCCGCTGCTTTCTTGGATTAGAAAAACAGAAGCATTCCAAAGGGGATGCTATCCCGGCCACTCATGCAGTTGATGGCACAGCATTAGCCTGCCAAGCATTTATTCGGTATGGCATTGTTGACCGTCAAACAATGGGTTGGATTGGCGAAGTTCGGATTACGCCAGCACCATTTACGGTGATTCGCCGCCCACCAATTTGCCGCCGTCAATTGCATTTAATGGTTTCGAGCAAAGGTTGTATTCGCCGCAAGTATGGCGGCAGTGTTACTCGGCATGGTTTCAGGAAAGGCGATTTGGTAATGGCAACTCAAGGCAGCAAAACGCATCAGGGCTGGGTAAGCGGCGATACCGAAAAACAGGTTTCTGTTTCAGACCGAAACTGGAAACGGTTAGGTCAGTTCAGTAAAAACAAAGTCCGTTTGGTACAGCGAAGCACGGGTTTAATCGTGCTGCCAAACCGGAGATTGTCAAATTTGATGGCATCGAACCATCAAATTTGA
- a CDS encoding permease, protein MNQFQNAFTLFLSLLVEAIPFLLLGVLFSGLLLLFIDERSLSAAMPRNPLLGALAGSLAGFLFPVCECGNVPVARRLLMQGVPAPVAIGFLLAAPTINPIVIWATWTAFRDQPEIVVLRVVCSLSIATIIGWIFSAQADLRPLLQKSTACAVPPPKRAWSEIPNRENASPALLQSGTFLLSGPGKVLRMDSASFPMTAAPAKVTKPMKYRLRLFLDNTVQELRELGAVLIVGSAIAASIQVLAPREIILSLGQSPITSILAMMVLAAVVSICSTVDSFFALSFASAFTSGSLLAFLVFGPMIDLKGIGLLLSVFKPRAVIYLLALAAQLTFLFTLLYQFAFG, encoded by the coding sequence ATGAATCAATTCCAGAATGCTTTTACCCTATTCCTGAGTTTGCTAGTAGAGGCGATACCGTTCCTGCTACTGGGAGTTCTGTTTTCAGGTTTGCTGCTATTATTTATCGATGAACGCTCCTTAAGTGCAGCTATGCCTCGCAATCCTTTACTGGGAGCTTTAGCCGGAAGTTTAGCGGGCTTTCTGTTTCCGGTTTGCGAGTGCGGCAATGTGCCAGTAGCGCGGCGGTTGCTGATGCAGGGGGTACCCGCACCGGTAGCGATCGGATTTTTACTCGCAGCGCCGACAATCAATCCGATCGTGATTTGGGCAACTTGGACAGCATTTCGAGATCAACCGGAAATTGTTGTGCTGCGCGTAGTATGTTCCCTATCCATAGCCACCATTATAGGCTGGATATTCAGCGCTCAAGCTGACTTGCGACCGCTGCTACAAAAATCCACCGCCTGCGCTGTCCCACCCCCCAAACGCGCTTGGTCTGAAATACCTAACCGAGAAAATGCCAGTCCAGCTTTATTGCAATCCGGTACTTTTTTACTGAGTGGGCCCGGTAAAGTCCTCCGTATGGACAGCGCTTCATTCCCCATGACCGCAGCTCCCGCCAAGGTAACAAAACCGATGAAATATCGCCTGCGTCTGTTTCTGGACAATACAGTGCAGGAACTGCGCGAATTAGGGGCAGTATTAATCGTAGGAAGTGCGATCGCAGCTTCTATTCAAGTCCTGGCTCCTCGCGAAATTATCCTCAGTTTGGGTCAAAGTCCGATTACATCGATCTTAGCCATGATGGTATTGGCAGCAGTAGTATCTATTTGTTCGACAGTCGATTCGTTCTTTGCCCTTTCCTTTGCTTCTGCATTTACCAGCGGTTCCTTGTTAGCATTTCTGGTGTTTGGCCCGATGATAGACCTCAAAGGTATTGGGTTGCTGCTGTCAGTCTTCAAACCAAGGGCGGTAATTTATTTATTGGCTCTCGCAGCTCAACTTACCTTCTTGTTTACTTTGCTTTATCAATTTGCTTTTGGCTAA